In Pseudobacter ginsenosidimutans, the following are encoded in one genomic region:
- a CDS encoding LytR/AlgR family response regulator transcription factor: MNCIIIDDEPLAREAIGMLISQTYDLHLIGSFNSPEAAAGFLENNTVELIFLDIQMPGINGIEFARTIPKETFVIFTTAYSEFATDSYEVDAIDYLIKPVKSERFQKAVEKAHTYSRLFKADYANNNIEQVADDYFFVKADRRMFKVYFNNILFIQGLKDYVVIHSENQKVITAMNIKTICDQLPKDMFVRVSKSYIINVKHISSVDNNTVYIGTNEIPIGSIYRDFFFTGFVTKKIVNR; the protein is encoded by the coding sequence ATGAATTGCATTATCATAGATGATGAGCCATTGGCAAGGGAAGCCATAGGGATGTTGATCAGCCAGACTTATGATCTGCATCTGATCGGTTCGTTCAACAGCCCCGAAGCCGCTGCCGGTTTTTTGGAAAACAATACAGTAGAATTGATCTTTCTGGACATACAAATGCCAGGAATTAACGGGATTGAATTTGCCCGGACAATTCCGAAAGAAACATTTGTGATCTTTACAACCGCCTATTCAGAATTTGCTACGGACAGCTACGAAGTAGATGCTATTGACTACCTGATAAAACCTGTAAAGTCAGAACGGTTTCAAAAGGCTGTAGAAAAAGCCCATACCTATTCGAGATTGTTTAAGGCGGATTATGCCAATAACAATATCGAACAGGTTGCAGACGATTATTTCTTTGTGAAAGCAGACCGGAGAATGTTCAAAGTCTATTTCAATAATATACTTTTTATTCAGGGATTGAAAGATTATGTGGTGATACACAGCGAAAATCAGAAAGTGATTACGGCGATGAATATCAAAACCATCTGCGATCAATTGCCCAAAGACATGTTTGTAAGAGTTAGCAAATCCTATATCATCAATGTTAAGCATATCAGTTCCGTAGATAATAACACGGTATACATAGGTACAAACGAAATTCCTATCGGAAGTATTTACCGGGATTTCTTTTTCACCGGATTTGTAACAAAAAAGATAGTGAACAGGTAA
- a CDS encoding ankyrin repeat domain-containing protein: MSFIIACESGKRKIAEILLANKEVDVTYTDEKGRTAIHYAAHRGYLDLVKLLAEAGSDIDYEDHSGETPLYFACLQKQKQTAVYLIDKGARTDINDNLGNSLLHLTARTGQNEVVARLLELGMDVNLENNEAETPLMIAVTARSKEIADLLLRQGANVDATNKAGDTPLLMAVRTKNQPMVSFLLENGANINHVNHAGESALLIACYDTNRALTNLLVQHGADVLVTSKEGLSPIWYACAKNQKEIVALFLDNGVSADFSQPVSGSTESMNSYLSWVETANNLSMEASFNFHHSYSYGGESLLHVAAKNGHLSMVKLLQERGANVNIQDESGNTALHYASSAGKKDVVKYLLEQGADITVVNAKEQKAIDYATIKGLNEIAILLLGAAKPQQTTTPDVKS, translated from the coding sequence ATGTCTTTTATCATAGCCTGCGAAAGCGGCAAACGAAAAATTGCTGAAATACTGCTCGCCAATAAAGAAGTGGATGTAACCTATACCGATGAAAAAGGCCGCACAGCCATCCATTATGCTGCACACCGCGGTTATCTCGATCTCGTGAAATTGCTGGCAGAAGCTGGCTCTGATATCGACTATGAAGATCATAGCGGCGAAACACCCTTGTATTTTGCGTGCCTGCAGAAACAGAAACAAACTGCCGTTTATCTCATCGATAAAGGTGCGCGCACTGATATAAACGACAACCTGGGCAACAGCCTCTTGCACCTCACTGCCCGAACCGGCCAAAACGAAGTGGTTGCCAGGCTGCTGGAACTTGGAATGGACGTGAACCTGGAGAATAATGAAGCTGAAACACCGCTCATGATTGCTGTTACTGCCCGTTCCAAAGAAATAGCAGATCTGCTTCTTCGCCAGGGCGCCAATGTGGATGCCACCAATAAAGCCGGTGATACACCACTGCTGATGGCCGTGCGTACAAAGAACCAGCCAATGGTTTCCTTCCTGCTGGAAAACGGCGCAAATATCAATCACGTAAACCATGCCGGTGAATCCGCACTGCTGATCGCCTGCTATGATACCAACCGCGCACTCACCAACCTGCTGGTGCAACATGGTGCGGATGTACTGGTCACTTCCAAAGAAGGATTGTCGCCCATCTGGTATGCCTGTGCCAAAAATCAGAAAGAGATCGTGGCCTTGTTCCTGGATAATGGTGTGAGCGCGGATTTCAGTCAACCCGTTTCCGGAAGTACAGAAAGTATGAATAGCTACCTAAGCTGGGTGGAAACTGCCAATAATCTTTCTATGGAGGCGAGCTTCAATTTCCATCACAGCTATAGCTATGGCGGCGAAAGCCTGTTGCATGTGGCCGCAAAGAACGGACACCTGAGCATGGTGAAACTGCTGCAGGAACGCGGGGCCAACGTGAACATACAGGATGAGTCCGGTAATACGGCTTTGCATTATGCCAGTTCCGCCGGAAAAAAGGATGTGGTAAAATACCTGCTTGAGCAAGGCGCGGATATTACTGTAGTAAATGCGAAAGAGCAGAAGGCGATCGATTACGCTACTATCAAGGGCCTGAATGAAATTGCCATCCTGCTGTTGGGGGCCGCAAAGCCGCAACAAACAACCACTCCCGATGTAAAGAGTTAA
- a CDS encoding ankyrin repeat domain-containing protein, which yields MTALLNALKTRDLDLATTLAGQGEKLPGNLPDYEIRQLFGNLLQAKAFQLLLDLISNGLIETDIYEYDKLENGVFEVLFRWVNEEEDRLQFLRDFLSRLDNVGDAVQDKTLLDLAFALQVPVAVIQLLVDAGCDLRRRNNAEANHLYKVVQEFSIKEERGLQYINFLLDGGIDVNEGNVVGETPLHLSISKNKKPYIRLLLEKGADLNQPDAKGETPLYCAVVHQVCDKDTYRSLTAFASPDFERTTKDGETLLLGAVRMRRSGNEEETGLLTALIEDGADLYQTSPHYGKAKSALDWICEKPSGLLNAALSAGAADVHRRNDEGNTLLHQVCAYNVNYDQEAARQLYQKVKLLIAAGADPNATNDQDQTPMMLAAQDNLKVKTVELLLKHKV from the coding sequence ATGACCGCTTTGTTGAATGCATTAAAGACCCGTGACCTGGATCTGGCAACCACCCTGGCCGGCCAGGGAGAGAAACTACCCGGCAACCTGCCTGATTATGAGATCCGCCAATTGTTCGGAAATCTACTGCAGGCTAAAGCCTTCCAGTTGCTGCTGGACCTGATCAGTAACGGATTGATCGAAACCGATATCTACGAATACGATAAACTGGAAAACGGTGTATTTGAAGTGCTGTTCCGATGGGTGAATGAAGAAGAGGACCGCCTGCAATTCCTGCGCGACTTCCTTTCCAGGCTGGATAATGTTGGCGATGCCGTGCAGGACAAAACCCTCCTGGATCTCGCTTTTGCACTGCAAGTGCCTGTGGCCGTTATACAGCTATTGGTCGATGCCGGCTGTGACCTTCGCCGCAGGAACAATGCCGAAGCCAATCATCTTTATAAAGTAGTGCAGGAATTCAGTATCAAAGAGGAACGGGGATTGCAATACATTAACTTCCTGTTGGACGGAGGGATCGATGTAAACGAAGGAAATGTTGTGGGTGAAACGCCCCTGCACCTGTCGATCAGTAAAAATAAAAAACCTTATATCCGTTTGTTGCTGGAGAAAGGCGCGGACCTTAACCAGCCGGACGCCAAAGGTGAAACGCCACTATACTGCGCCGTTGTACACCAGGTCTGCGATAAGGATACTTACAGGTCTCTCACTGCTTTTGCTTCGCCGGATTTCGAACGCACAACTAAGGATGGTGAAACCCTTTTGCTCGGCGCCGTGCGCATGCGACGCAGCGGAAATGAGGAAGAAACCGGTCTGCTGACTGCCCTGATTGAAGATGGCGCCGATCTGTACCAGACCTCTCCCCATTACGGAAAAGCCAAATCAGCGCTCGACTGGATCTGCGAAAAACCTTCCGGCCTGCTGAACGCTGCTCTCTCCGCCGGTGCTGCTGATGTACACCGCCGGAACGATGAAGGCAATACGCTTCTGCACCAGGTATGCGCCTACAACGTGAACTATGATCAGGAAGCCGCCAGGCAACTGTATCAAAAGGTAAAGCTCCTCATCGCTGCAGGCGCTGATCCCAATGCCACGAACGACCAGGATCAAACACCAATGATGCTGGCCGCACAAGACAATCTCAAAGTAAAAACAGTTGAACTATTGCTCAAACATAAAGTGTAA
- a CDS encoding LytTR family DNA-binding domain-containing protein — MRKLLFVLSNLFLSVAGLAMLQDFLESKRNGFTFYFDESLLYKTVWTLFIPILAFLYRRLQKASLKTAAQTAIFIVTPILIHLFCLPLIAVMFSELFYGGRYDLYKFFSYTLINHLSVLFLVYTIFVLGFSYWLKTPLRINEAQNNTTLATIIINNGKDNVVVNIDEIIQITSATPYIYIHLENRKYLHPETLRALSEQLDSNVFVRVHKSTLVNITKVSSFRSRLNGDYDLEMTTGELVRLSRTYAAGFKKTIRARSSG; from the coding sequence ATGCGAAAACTCCTTTTCGTACTTTCTAATCTATTCCTGTCTGTTGCAGGGCTGGCCATGTTGCAGGATTTTCTGGAATCAAAAAGGAATGGCTTCACTTTTTACTTCGATGAATCTCTCTTGTACAAAACGGTTTGGACCTTATTTATCCCAATACTGGCCTTTCTTTATCGCAGATTACAAAAAGCCTCATTGAAAACTGCAGCACAAACTGCCATTTTCATTGTTACGCCCATCCTGATTCATCTTTTCTGCCTGCCACTAATAGCTGTGATGTTCTCGGAGCTGTTTTATGGTGGCAGGTATGACCTGTACAAGTTTTTCAGCTATACGTTGATAAACCATCTCTCCGTCTTGTTCCTTGTTTATACGATCTTTGTGCTTGGTTTCAGCTATTGGCTGAAAACTCCCCTTAGAATAAACGAGGCACAAAACAATACCACTTTAGCCACCATCATCATCAATAACGGGAAAGATAATGTGGTGGTGAATATCGATGAGATCATACAAATCACTTCAGCTACTCCCTATATCTATATCCATCTTGAAAACAGAAAATACCTGCACCCGGAAACTTTGAGAGCTCTTTCTGAGCAACTGGACAGCAATGTATTTGTTCGTGTGCATAAATCCACCCTGGTGAACATCACAAAGGTCAGCTCTTTCAGATCAAGGCTAAACGGCGATTATGATCTGGAAATGACAACAGGGGAGCTTGTGAGGTTAAGCAGAACATATGCGGCTGGTTTCAAAAAAACGATCCGGGCCAGGTCATCAGGTTAG